A region from the Bubalus kerabau isolate K-KA32 ecotype Philippines breed swamp buffalo chromosome 12, PCC_UOA_SB_1v2, whole genome shotgun sequence genome encodes:
- the WBP4 gene encoding WW domain-binding protein 4 isoform X2, whose translation MEAAALKAYQEDLKRLGLESEISEPSVSPVTSTVPPTSASNQQKEKKKKKKDPSKGRWVEGITSEGHHYYYDLITGASQWEKPEGFQGNLKKATGKTVWIEGLSEDGYTYYYNTETGESRWEKPDDFIPHSGDLPSSKVNEKSLGTLEESKSSDSHGESDGEQEAGKEKKKEEIPTETQKLIIKFKEKNKNSNKRTEPETQKEKNTQGKNSSGPSEEKPKEKNTQGKSSSGSNEEKPKAHKKPNPYGEWQEIKPEVESHEEVDLELPSAENEYVSTSEADAAGEPQLVFKEKTVTSLGVVADGVAPVFKKRRIENGKSRNLRQRGDDQ comes from the exons ATGGAGGCAGCTGCCCTGAAAGCATACCAGGAGGATTTGAAAAGGCTTGGCTTAGAGTCAG AGATCTCAGAGCCAAGCGTGTCACCAGTAACCAGCACGGTTCCACCCACCTCTGCATCAAatcagcagaaagaaaagaagaaaaagaaaaaagaccctTCAAAGGGCAGATGGGTAGAAGGCATAACCTCGGAGGGCCACCATTACTATTATGATCTTATCACAGGAG CATCTCAGTGGGAGAAACCTGAAGGATTTCAAGGAAACTTAAAAAAG GCAACAGGGAAGACTGTGTGGATAGAAGGGTTAAGTGAAGATGGCTATACCTATTATTATAATACAGAAACAGGGG AATCCAGATGGGAAAAACCCGATGATTTCATTCCACACTCCGGTGATCTGCCTTCTAGTAAAGTCAATGAAAAGTCACTTGGCACCCTAGAAGAGTCCAAATCTTCAGATTCACATGGTGAGTCTGATGGCgaacaggaggcaggaaaggagaagaaaaaagaagagatccCAACAGAAACACAGAAGCTAATAATAAAGTTTAAG gaaaaaaataaaaatagtaataaaagaactgaaccagaaacacagaaagaaaaaaatacccaaGGGAAGAATTCATCAGGTCCAAGTGAAGAAAAacccaaagaaaaaaatacccaaGGGAAGAGTTCATCAGGTTCAAATGAAGAAAAACCCAAAGCTCATAAAAAGCCAAACCCATATGGAGAATGGCAGGAAATTAAACCAGAAGTTGAGTCCCA tGAGGAGGTAGATTTGGAGCTTCCAAGCGCTGAAAATGAATATGTATCAACTTCGGAGGCTGATGCTGCTGGGGAGCCCCAActggtttttaaagaaaaaacagtcaCTTCTCTTGGAGTCGTGGCAGATGGAGTGGCCCCAGTCTTCAAAAAGAGAAGAATTGAAAATGGGAAGTCTAGAAATTTAAGGCAACGAGGTGATGATCAATAA
- the WBP4 gene encoding WW domain-binding protein 4 isoform X1 — protein MADYWKSQPKKFCDYCKCWIADNRPSIEFHERGKNHKENVAKRISEIKQKSLDKAKEEEKASKEFAAMEAAALKAYQEDLKRLGLESEISEPSVSPVTSTVPPTSASNQQKEKKKKKKDPSKGRWVEGITSEGHHYYYDLITGASQWEKPEGFQGNLKKATGKTVWIEGLSEDGYTYYYNTETGESRWEKPDDFIPHSGDLPSSKVNEKSLGTLEESKSSDSHGESDGEQEAGKEKKKEEIPTETQKLIIKFKEKNKNSNKRTEPETQKEKNTQGKNSSGPSEEKPKEKNTQGKSSSGSNEEKPKAHKKPNPYGEWQEIKPEVESHEEVDLELPSAENEYVSTSEADAAGEPQLVFKEKTVTSLGVVADGVAPVFKKRRIENGKSRNLRQRGDDQ, from the exons AT ggcaGACTACTGGAAGTCACAACCAAAGAAATTCTGTGATTACTGCAAGTGTTGGATCGCGGACAATAGGCCT AGCATTGAATTTCATGAAAGAGGAAAGAATCACAAAGAAAATGTGGCGAAGAGGATCAGTGAG ATTAAACAGAAAAGCCTGGATaaggcaaaggaagaagaaaaggcgTCAAAGGAGTTTGCTGCAATGGAGGCAGCTGCCCTGAAAGCATACCAGGAGGATTTGAAAAGGCTTGGCTTAGAGTCAG AGATCTCAGAGCCAAGCGTGTCACCAGTAACCAGCACGGTTCCACCCACCTCTGCATCAAatcagcagaaagaaaagaagaaaaagaaaaaagaccctTCAAAGGGCAGATGGGTAGAAGGCATAACCTCGGAGGGCCACCATTACTATTATGATCTTATCACAGGAG CATCTCAGTGGGAGAAACCTGAAGGATTTCAAGGAAACTTAAAAAAG GCAACAGGGAAGACTGTGTGGATAGAAGGGTTAAGTGAAGATGGCTATACCTATTATTATAATACAGAAACAGGGG AATCCAGATGGGAAAAACCCGATGATTTCATTCCACACTCCGGTGATCTGCCTTCTAGTAAAGTCAATGAAAAGTCACTTGGCACCCTAGAAGAGTCCAAATCTTCAGATTCACATGGTGAGTCTGATGGCgaacaggaggcaggaaaggagaagaaaaaagaagagatccCAACAGAAACACAGAAGCTAATAATAAAGTTTAAG gaaaaaaataaaaatagtaataaaagaactgaaccagaaacacagaaagaaaaaaatacccaaGGGAAGAATTCATCAGGTCCAAGTGAAGAAAAacccaaagaaaaaaatacccaaGGGAAGAGTTCATCAGGTTCAAATGAAGAAAAACCCAAAGCTCATAAAAAGCCAAACCCATATGGAGAATGGCAGGAAATTAAACCAGAAGTTGAGTCCCA tGAGGAGGTAGATTTGGAGCTTCCAAGCGCTGAAAATGAATATGTATCAACTTCGGAGGCTGATGCTGCTGGGGAGCCCCAActggtttttaaagaaaaaacagtcaCTTCTCTTGGAGTCGTGGCAGATGGAGTGGCCCCAGTCTTCAAAAAGAGAAGAATTGAAAATGGGAAGTCTAGAAATTTAAGGCAACGAGGTGATGATCAATAA